TGAGCGTGGGTGGACTCGTGATGGCGGAGAGCGAGGCCTACACCAGCAAGGTGTATCAACAGCATTTTGCCGCCCTCACCCGCACCTACGAGCGGCAAAATGCCCTAACAGTGTGGGCGGGACTGCTCAACCCGTACCAGGCCATTCGGCCGCTATCGATGGGCCTAGCTGGCTCCGACTTTGCCCACTATGTGCATTTCCAGCAAGCCGCCGAAACCTACCGCTACCAGCTGGTGCAGCGCCTCAACGGCCTGCAAGCTAGCATGGGCTACGGCGACAAAGAGCGCAAGCTCGACGCAGCTACGTGGCAAGCCATTCCCATCTTCACCTACGAAGCACCCCCGCTGGGGTGGGCGCTGGGTTACTTGCTCGTGCCGGTGCTGGCGCTACTGTTGTGGGTAGTAGGCCTGAGCTGGCTAGGACTGCGGGCGATTGACAAAACAAGCATTGTGTAGCATGATGAGTACTTTCTGGATTTTATTAAAGTACGAGTGGCGTCATTTTCGAGCCGCTAAGGGCTTGGTGTTGCTCACTGGTCTTGTGGTAGTGGTTGGCCTCTATGGCATCTATTACGGCACCACCGAAATTGAGCGCCAGCGCCAACACCTAGCCGAACTACCTGCCCTGGCCCACCACAATGTGGAGGAGCTCAAAAAGAAATTTCCGGGCCCCGCCGACGCCGGCGACATTGGGTATTACCACACCACCTTCGCGGTGCACCACCCCACAGAATGGGCTAGCCTAGCTCTCGGTCAGCGCGACGTGAATCCGTATTGTGTGAAGCTACGCCTGCTTGGGTTGCAAGGGCAAATCTACGCGTCGGAGAATGTGAACCCGACAAAAGTGCTCAGCGGCAACTTCGACCTAGCTTTCGTGCTGGTGTACTTGTTTCCCCTGTTGATCATTGCCCTGAGTTTCAACCTGCTCTCCCAGGAGAAGGAGCAGGGAACCTTAGTGTTGCTGCTGGCTCAGCCGGTGCGCCCCGGTACGGTAGTAGCCGCCAAGCTGACGTTGCGGCTATTGCTGGTGCTCGGCCTAGCTTTGTTACTGTCGGCGGTGGCGCTTGCCTGGGCTCAGGTACCGTTTGATGAACGCGTGGGCATGTGGCTAGCGCTGGTAGTGCTTTATTGCCTATTCTGGTTCGGGGTGGTCGGTATCATAACGGCATTGCAGCGCAACTCGGCCTTCAACGCGGTAGCGCTGGTGGGGGCGTGGCTGGTGCTCGTCGTATTGATACCAGGCTTGCTGAATGTGTACGTGGATGCAACCCAACCCGTGCCGCAAGGCATGGAGCTGACTATTAAGCAACGCGAAGAAATACACGGCGGGTGGGACAAGCCCAAGGGCGAAACCATGAACCGCTTTTTTGTCCTGTACCCACAGTGGCGCGACACCACCACCATCAAAGAGCGGTTTGTGTGGCGCTGGTACTATGCCTTCCAGCACCTCGGCGATGAGTCGGTGCGGCCACTGGTCGCGGCGTACACGAATGGCCTGCGCCAACGGTTTGTGCTGGTGGAGCACCTAGCTTGGCTGTCACCGGCCATCAATGCGCAAGTGAGCCTCACCGCACTGGCCGGCACCGACCTGCCCACGCACCTAGCTTTCCAGCAAAGCGCCACCCGCTACCACGACGCGCTACGGGCTTTCTATTATCCCTATCTGTTCCGCAAAGTGGCTTTCACTCACGCTGACTACGAGAAGGAGCCGACGCACACGTTCACTAGTATCTCTGAAATCGGTACGGCGGCGAGTGGCTTGTGGAAGCTGCTTGTGAGCGTCGTGGCGGTATG
This Hymenobacter sp. GOD-10R DNA region includes the following protein-coding sequences:
- a CDS encoding ABC transporter permease, with amino-acid sequence MMSTFWILLKYEWRHFRAAKGLVLLTGLVVVVGLYGIYYGTTEIERQRQHLAELPALAHHNVEELKKKFPGPADAGDIGYYHTTFAVHHPTEWASLALGQRDVNPYCVKLRLLGLQGQIYASENVNPTKVLSGNFDLAFVLVYLFPLLIIALSFNLLSQEKEQGTLVLLLAQPVRPGTVVAAKLTLRLLLVLGLALLLSAVALAWAQVPFDERVGMWLALVVLYCLFWFGVVGIITALQRNSAFNAVALVGAWLVLVVLIPGLLNVYVDATQPVPQGMELTIKQREEIHGGWDKPKGETMNRFFVLYPQWRDTTTIKERFVWRWYYAFQHLGDESVRPLVAAYTNGLRQRFVLVEHLAWLSPAINAQVSLTALAGTDLPTHLAFQQSATRYHDALRAFYYPYLFRKVAFTHADYEKEPTHTFTSISEIGTAASGLWKLLVSVVAVWAIGLVLLRIRPLNPC